The proteins below are encoded in one region of Silene latifolia isolate original U9 population chromosome 2, ASM4854445v1, whole genome shotgun sequence:
- the LOC141641009 gene encoding uncharacterized protein LOC141641009 gives MTAKPTTSNATVQGGGQKSSGKLFIMGKQEGENDAHVVTDTFIVHNMPSFVLFDSGATHSFVSRSRALAMDLGEYELVKDSVLIPSGKSVSCSSLYRGVYMLVEEAYLPVNLLEFLMDGFEVVVGRDWLGKYDAMIDYRQKRVS, from the coding sequence ATGACAGCCAAGCCAACTACTTCGAATGCCACGGTCCAGGGTGGAGGTCAGAAAAGCAGTGGGAAGCTCTTTATAATGGGCAAGCAGGAGGGAGAGAACGATGCTCATGTTGTTACCGATACCTTTATTGTTCATAATATGCCATCTTTCGTcctgtttgattcaggggcaacccactcttttgtgtctaggagtcgTGCCTTAGCGATGGATTTGGGAGAGTATGAACTTGTAAAAGATAGTGTGTTAATACCTTCTGGGAAGTCGGTGTCTTGTTCTAGTTTGTATAGAGGTGTGTACATGTTGGTGGAGGAGGCATACTTACCAGTaaacttgttagagtttcttatggatgggtttgaggtcgtCGTCGGAAGGGACTGGTTGGGCAAGTATGATGCTATGATAGATTACAGACAAAAGAGAGTATCTTAA